The Streptomyces laurentii genome contains a region encoding:
- a CDS encoding tripeptidyl aminopeptidase (TAP-like protein; pfam08386;~Tripeptidyl aminopeptidase [Streptomyces davawensis JCM4913];~identified by MetaGeneAnnotator; putative) produces the protein MKPVALLLSALLTPAAVATPAAAAPGGPAPSAESLGVAVAVRVAAARGIRFGACPAAEKLPEPVECGTVEVPLDYAQPDGTRVPLTVSRVRAAGPEAKRQGALVYNPGGPGASSTFFPLAAELPVFKRIAAAYDLVGYAPRGVARSAPVSCQAPADRQQGPSLAPSEPPEDFKRERIARAKAYARGCAERTGPALRHYHSLNNARDLEVLRAALGERRLTFMGASYGTYFGALYATLFPHHVRRMVFDAPVNPAPGKIWYESNLDQSLAFEQRWEDFRTWAARHDKVYGLGTTAAEVARRYEKVRARLAAHPADDRVGPGQLHRAMLAALYDDRFWPARAGALGAYLKGDPKPLVTQAAPDPVDPEVTKDADPGNGTAVYTAVECNDGPWPEDFAVWDHDNTRLARRAPFETWDNVWANLPCAYWPAPRQEPLDVRTGPGVLPPVLILAAERDAATPYEGALELHRRLAGSALVTERGAGTHGTGGGPNACVNGYLERYLLTGEVPDEAMGGDGASAEEEAETAAPLAAMGPHADPSAYTAQKTPVRRASCAPHPEPDPVSLERLAKDREPSDLPGRGATHPAGRRTVTWSVMPED, from the coding sequence ATGAAGCCGGTCGCGCTGCTGTTGTCCGCCCTCCTCACCCCGGCCGCCGTCGCCACCCCCGCCGCGGCCGCGCCGGGCGGGCCGGCCCCGTCCGCCGAAAGCCTGGGCGTCGCGGTCGCGGTGCGGGTCGCGGCGGCGCGGGGCATCCGGTTCGGGGCGTGCCCGGCGGCCGAGAAACTGCCGGAGCCGGTGGAGTGCGGGACCGTGGAGGTCCCGCTCGACTACGCGCAACCGGACGGCACCCGCGTCCCGCTGACGGTCAGCCGGGTGAGGGCCGCCGGCCCGGAGGCGAAGCGGCAGGGCGCGCTCGTCTACAACCCGGGCGGCCCCGGCGCCTCCTCCACCTTCTTCCCGCTCGCCGCCGAACTGCCCGTCTTCAAGCGCATCGCCGCCGCGTACGACCTGGTCGGCTACGCCCCGCGCGGCGTGGCCCGGTCCGCGCCGGTGTCCTGCCAGGCCCCGGCCGACCGCCAGCAGGGGCCGTCGCTCGCGCCGTCGGAGCCCCCGGAGGACTTCAAGCGGGAGCGGATCGCCCGCGCCAAGGCGTACGCGCGGGGCTGCGCGGAGCGCACCGGCCCGGCCCTGCGGCACTACCACTCGCTCAACAACGCCCGCGACCTGGAGGTGCTGCGGGCGGCGCTCGGCGAGCGGCGGCTGACGTTCATGGGCGCCTCGTACGGCACGTACTTCGGCGCCCTGTACGCGACGCTGTTCCCGCACCACGTACGCCGGATGGTCTTCGACGCGCCCGTGAACCCGGCGCCGGGCAAGATCTGGTACGAGAGCAACCTCGACCAGTCGCTCGCCTTCGAGCAGCGCTGGGAGGACTTCCGTACCTGGGCGGCCCGGCACGACAAGGTGTACGGGCTGGGGACGACGGCCGCCGAGGTCGCCCGCCGTTACGAGAAGGTGCGCGCCCGGCTCGCCGCGCACCCGGCGGACGACCGGGTCGGGCCGGGGCAGTTGCACCGGGCGATGCTCGCGGCACTGTACGACGACCGGTTCTGGCCGGCCCGGGCGGGCGCGCTCGGGGCGTATCTGAAGGGCGATCCGAAGCCGCTGGTGACCCAGGCCGCTCCCGACCCCGTCGATCCGGAGGTCACGAAGGACGCCGATCCGGGGAACGGGACCGCCGTCTACACGGCCGTGGAGTGCAACGACGGCCCGTGGCCGGAGGACTTCGCCGTCTGGGACCACGACAACACCCGGCTCGCGCGCCGCGCCCCGTTCGAGACCTGGGACAACGTGTGGGCGAACCTGCCCTGCGCGTACTGGCCCGCGCCGCGCCAGGAACCGCTGGACGTGCGCACCGGTCCGGGAGTGCTGCCGCCGGTGCTGATCCTCGCGGCCGAACGCGACGCCGCGACACCATACGAGGGGGCGCTCGAACTCCACCGCCGGCTGGCGGGTTCCGCGCTGGTGACCGAGCGGGGTGCCGGGACGCACGGCACCGGAGGCGGCCCCAACGCCTGTGTGAACGGCTATCTGGAGCGCTATCTGCTGACGGGCGAGGTGCCCGACGAGGCGATGGGCGGCGACGGGGCGAGCGCGGAGGAGGAGGCCGAGACGGCGGCACCTCTGGCCGCGATGGGGCCGCACGCGGATCCGTCCGCGTACACGGCCCAGAAGACGCCGGTGCGGCGCGCGTCATGCGCGCCGCACCCGGAGCCGGACCCGGTGTCGCTGGAGCGGCTCGCGAAGGACCGCGAGCCGTCTGATCTTCCGGGTCGAGGGGCCACCCATCCGGCTGGGCGCCGGACGGTGACCTGGTCGGTGATGCCGGAGGACTGA
- a CDS encoding lipoprotein (Domain of unknown function (DUF4349); pfam14257;~identified by MetaGeneAnnotator; putative;~lipoprotein [Streptomyces venezuelae ATCC10712]): MSNGNVDMGKKRARTVRAGAAATLLTASLVLTGCAGGGTADAGSADAKAADRGYAAGSGAAADRADGPSAGLTAKPPAQGKGGTPRTPAAQQHVIRTAELSVRVRSVENAAADARRAATDAGGRVETETTQRDDGDEVSYSDESLVTSRLVLRVPQDRYDDVLTKLAGGGKLLSRKADAKDVTDQVVDVESRIATQRASVARVRELMDKATQLSDVVSLESELSRRQADLEALLAQQASLKDRTSLATITLLLSETRTSAPPAEDDDRPGFLDALSGGWHALATAVTWVLVVLAALAPWLAVAAVGYAVWRWLIRPRLRRRAPVATGHGALATPGLPHWTGGTPGTPASPAPAAPQAPAATSGTAGTAGTAGSGDTAGPSMPAPDGEPAE; the protein is encoded by the coding sequence ATGAGCAACGGGAACGTGGACATGGGGAAGAAGAGAGCCAGGACGGTACGGGCGGGCGCGGCGGCGACGCTGCTGACGGCCTCGCTGGTCCTGACGGGCTGCGCCGGAGGCGGCACCGCCGACGCCGGGTCGGCGGACGCGAAGGCGGCGGACCGCGGGTACGCCGCCGGGAGCGGGGCCGCCGCCGACCGGGCCGACGGGCCCAGCGCGGGACTGACGGCCAAGCCTCCGGCGCAGGGGAAGGGCGGCACGCCCCGTACCCCGGCGGCGCAACAGCACGTCATCCGTACCGCCGAACTGTCCGTCCGGGTCCGCAGCGTGGAGAACGCGGCGGCCGACGCCCGCCGTGCCGCGACGGACGCGGGCGGCCGGGTCGAGACCGAGACGACGCAACGCGACGACGGCGACGAGGTCTCCTACAGCGACGAGAGTCTGGTCACGTCCCGGCTGGTGCTGCGCGTCCCGCAGGACCGTTACGACGACGTCCTCACCAAGCTCGCGGGTGGCGGCAAGCTGCTGTCGCGCAAGGCGGACGCGAAGGACGTCACCGACCAAGTGGTGGACGTCGAGAGCCGGATCGCGACCCAGCGAGCGAGCGTCGCGCGGGTGCGGGAGCTGATGGACAAGGCGACGCAGCTGAGCGACGTGGTGTCCCTGGAGAGCGAACTGAGCAGGCGGCAGGCCGACTTGGAGGCGCTGCTCGCCCAGCAGGCCTCACTGAAGGACCGTACGTCACTGGCGACGATCACGCTCCTGCTGAGCGAGACACGGACCAGCGCGCCCCCCGCCGAGGACGACGACCGGCCCGGCTTCCTCGACGCCCTGAGCGGCGGCTGGCACGCGCTGGCCACCGCCGTCACGTGGGTCCTCGTCGTGCTCGCCGCGCTCGCGCCGTGGCTGGCGGTCGCGGCGGTCGGGTACGCGGTGTGGCGGTGGCTGATCCGGCCCCGGCTGCGCCGGCGTGCGCCGGTGGCGACCGGGCACGGGGCGCTCGCCACCCCCGGGCTGCCGCACTGGACGGGCGGCACGCCCGGAACACCCGCATCGCCGGCACCGGCCGCACCTCAGGCACCGGCCGCCACGTCCGGAACGGCCGGAACGGCCGGAACGGCCGGATCCGGCGACACGGCCGGACCCTCCATGCCCGCACCCGACGGGGAGCCCGCAGAATAA
- a CDS encoding HEAT_2 domain containing protein (HEAT repeats; pfam13646;~HEAT_2 domain containing protein [Streptomyces fulvissimus DSM40593];~UniProt-pubmed:21463507; UniProt-pubmed:18375553; UniProt-pubmed:20581206; UniProt-pubmed:21551311; UniProt-pubmed:12000953; UniProt-pubmed:20567260; UniProt-pubmed:17030794;~identified by MetaGeneAnnotator; putative), whose amino-acid sequence MTMSASASVPEEDAKKASVLRGLEHPDASVRVRAALAIGSRPDAGYVAPLIERCRVEPDFSVRETLTWALTRHAADATVPPLVAEVRSDRPRARSQALHTLSKIGDRRAWPVITPALLADSDVEVARTAWRAAAVLVPEGEERALAVELAKRLGWGAHDTQLSLSRALIALGEVMLPLLAAAETDPDPDVRAHAGATVRLWRDPDAGFASAVEEAKRVVALGGQAGGDSGASGSGASGSGEGEGEGEAEGR is encoded by the coding sequence ATGACCATGTCGGCATCGGCATCCGTGCCAGAAGAAGACGCCAAGAAGGCGTCCGTGCTCCGGGGGCTGGAGCATCCCGACGCGTCGGTCCGGGTCCGGGCGGCACTGGCGATCGGTTCGCGCCCCGACGCGGGGTACGTCGCGCCGCTGATCGAGCGGTGCCGGGTCGAACCCGACTTCTCCGTACGGGAGACGCTGACCTGGGCACTGACCCGCCACGCGGCCGACGCGACGGTTCCGCCGCTCGTCGCCGAGGTCCGCTCGGACCGGCCGCGGGCGCGGAGCCAGGCACTGCACACGCTGTCCAAGATCGGGGACCGGCGGGCGTGGCCGGTGATCACCCCGGCGCTGCTCGCGGACTCCGACGTCGAGGTGGCCCGCACCGCCTGGCGGGCGGCGGCCGTGCTCGTACCCGAGGGGGAGGAGCGGGCGCTCGCCGTAGAGTTGGCGAAACGGTTGGGGTGGGGAGCGCACGACACGCAACTGAGTCTCAGCCGGGCGCTGATCGCGCTCGGCGAGGTGATGCTGCCGCTCCTGGCGGCGGCGGAGACGGACCCCGATCCCGACGTGCGCGCGCACGCGGGGGCCACGGTGAGGCTGTGGCGCGACCCGGACGCCGGATTCGCCTCGGCCGTCGAGGAGGCGAAGCGGGTCGTGGCCCTGGGCGGGCAGGCCGGCGGGGATTCGGGCGCGTCGGGTTCGGGCGCGTCGGGTTCAGGCGAGGGCGAGGGCGAGGGCGAGGCGGAGGGGCGGTAG
- a CDS encoding chlorite dismutase (Predicted heme peroxidase involved in anaerobic stress response [General function prediction only]; COG3253;~chlorite dismutase [Rhodococcus jostii RHA1];~identified by MetaGeneAnnotator; putative) — MSAPEKIPNAGKKAKDLNEVIRYTLWSVFKLRDVLPEDRAGYAEEVQELFDQLAAKDITIRGTYDLSGLRADADLMIWWHAETSDELQDAYNLFRRTKLGRALEPVWSNMALHRPAEFNKSHIPAFLADETARNYVSVYPFVRSYDWYVLPDEDRRRMLADHGKMARGYPDVRANTVASFSLGDYEWILAFEADELHRIVDLMRHLRGSEARLHVREEIPFYTGRRRSVAELVAGLA, encoded by the coding sequence ATGAGTGCGCCCGAAAAGATCCCGAACGCCGGTAAGAAGGCGAAGGACCTCAACGAGGTCATCCGCTACACCCTGTGGTCCGTCTTCAAGCTGCGCGATGTTCTTCCCGAGGATCGGGCCGGCTACGCCGAAGAAGTCCAGGAGCTGTTCGACCAGCTCGCCGCCAAGGACATCACCATCCGCGGCACCTACGACCTCTCCGGGCTGCGCGCCGACGCCGATCTCATGATTTGGTGGCACGCCGAGACGAGCGACGAGCTCCAGGACGCGTACAACCTGTTCCGCCGCACCAAGCTGGGCCGTGCCCTGGAGCCGGTGTGGTCGAACATGGCGCTGCACCGTCCCGCCGAGTTCAACAAGTCGCACATCCCGGCCTTCCTGGCCGACGAGACCGCGCGTAACTACGTGTCGGTGTACCCGTTCGTGCGCTCGTACGACTGGTACGTGCTGCCGGACGAGGACCGTCGCCGGATGCTCGCCGACCACGGCAAGATGGCCCGCGGCTACCCGGACGTGCGCGCCAACACGGTCGCCTCGTTCTCGCTCGGCGACTACGAGTGGATCCTGGCCTTCGAGGCCGACGAGCTGCACCGTATCGTCGACCTCATGCGTCACCTTCGGGGCTCCGAGGCGCGCCTGCACGTCCGCGAGGAGATCCCGTTCTACACCGGCCGGCGCAGGAGCGTCGCCGAGCTGGTGGCGGGCCTGGCCTGA
- a CDS encoding protoporphyrinogen IX oxidase, aerobic (Protoporphyrinogen IX oxidase, aerobic [Streptomyces venezuelae ATCC10712];~identified by MetaGeneAnnotator; putative;~protoporphyrinogen oxidase; Reviewed), translating into MNANAQTTDAPDVVVIGGGIAGLAAAHRLVTAGKRVVLLEAGDRVGGKLLAGEIAGAPVDLGAESLLARRPEAVALAERVGLGDRLQAPATTTASVWSRGALVPMPKGHVMGVPGDGRAVEGLLSAEAVARVGRDRELPPTEIGDDIAIGAYVAERMGHEVVDRLVEPLLGGVYAGDAYRISMRAAVPALFRAAREHATLTEAVRAVQQAGAAGPSDAAGGGTGLGTGLGGSAFAGIRGGVGTLPGAVADAVRAAGGTILTRTPVTGLRRTGPDGWEVTTPDRVLTPGAVVLATPAGPAAELLAGLAPAAATELSAVEYASMALMTLAFRRADLPELPGSGFLVPPVDGHTIKASTFASQKWQWIADGAPDLFVLRTSVGRYGEAEQVDREDSDLVDVSLKDLAAATGLAARPVASTVTRWIGGLPQYPVGHLARVDRIRAAVAGLPRLALAGAVYEGVGIPACVASGERAADEIIATSETGDPGAGHSR; encoded by the coding sequence ATGAACGCGAACGCGCAGACAACGGACGCACCGGACGTCGTCGTCATCGGCGGCGGCATCGCGGGCCTCGCCGCCGCCCACCGCCTCGTCACGGCCGGTAAGCGGGTCGTCCTCCTCGAAGCGGGCGACCGGGTCGGCGGCAAGCTGCTGGCCGGCGAGATCGCCGGCGCCCCCGTCGATCTCGGCGCCGAATCCCTGCTCGCCCGGCGGCCGGAGGCCGTCGCGCTCGCCGAGCGGGTCGGCCTCGGCGACCGCCTCCAGGCCCCCGCCACCACCACCGCCTCCGTCTGGTCCCGCGGCGCGCTCGTGCCCATGCCCAAGGGCCACGTCATGGGCGTCCCCGGCGACGGCCGGGCCGTCGAGGGCCTGCTGTCCGCCGAGGCCGTGGCGCGCGTCGGCCGCGACCGCGAGCTGCCGCCCACCGAGATCGGCGACGACATCGCCATCGGCGCGTACGTCGCCGAACGGATGGGCCACGAGGTCGTCGACCGGCTCGTCGAACCCCTCCTCGGTGGGGTGTACGCGGGCGACGCCTACCGCATCTCGATGCGCGCCGCCGTCCCCGCGCTGTTCCGCGCCGCCCGTGAGCACGCCACGCTCACCGAGGCCGTACGCGCCGTCCAGCAGGCGGGCGCGGCCGGCCCGAGCGACGCCGCGGGCGGCGGTACGGGCCTCGGCACCGGCCTCGGCGGCTCCGCCTTCGCCGGCATCCGGGGCGGCGTCGGCACGCTCCCCGGCGCGGTCGCCGACGCCGTACGCGCCGCGGGCGGCACGATCCTCACCCGTACCCCGGTCACCGGCCTGCGCCGCACCGGCCCCGACGGCTGGGAGGTCACCACCCCGGACCGGGTCCTCACTCCCGGCGCCGTCGTGCTCGCCACCCCCGCCGGACCCGCGGCCGAGCTGCTCGCCGGTCTCGCGCCCGCCGCGGCGACCGAGCTGAGCGCCGTCGAGTACGCGTCCATGGCCCTGATGACCCTGGCCTTCCGGCGCGCCGACCTGCCCGAGCTGCCCGGCTCCGGCTTCCTCGTCCCGCCGGTCGACGGCCACACCATCAAGGCGTCCACCTTCGCCAGCCAGAAGTGGCAGTGGATCGCCGACGGCGCCCCCGACCTCTTCGTGCTCCGCACCTCCGTCGGCCGCTACGGCGAGGCGGAGCAGGTCGACCGCGAGGACTCCGACCTGGTCGACGTCTCCCTGAAGGACCTGGCCGCCGCCACCGGTCTGGCCGCCCGGCCCGTCGCCTCCACCGTCACCCGCTGGATCGGCGGCCTGCCGCAGTACCCGGTCGGCCACCTGGCCCGGGTCGACCGGATCCGCGCCGCCGTCGCCGGACTGCCCCGGCTGGCCCTCGCGGGCGCCGTCTACGAAGGCGTCGGAATCCCCGCGTGCGTCGCTTCGGGCGAGCGCGCGGCGGACGAGATCATCGCCACGTCGGAAACGGGCGACCCCGGTGCGGGGCACTCTCGGTGA
- a CDS encoding hypothetical protein (Protein of unknown function (DUF3000); pfam11452;~Uncharacterized protein Q1 colocalized with Q [Streptomyces venezuelae ATCC10712];~identified by MetaGeneAnnotator; putative): protein MSATEADAVPPAFRRAVEGLRAVRLRPEIEAEPTRPPQRLAPHAYALEAVVVDGDEDLADGRLVLLHDPAGHDAWKGTFRLVTLVRAELEPEMAADPLLPEVCWSWLTGAFEARGLAYEEASGTVTMAGSHYFGGLAERAPATQIEIRASWTPREGQGGVPDTGAHLEAWCDLLCQVAGLPPSSPEPPKGPGAGTTSGAGVVSLPQRRGPQQP from the coding sequence GTGAGTGCCACGGAGGCCGACGCGGTGCCGCCCGCGTTCCGGCGGGCGGTCGAGGGGCTGCGCGCGGTGCGGCTGCGGCCGGAGATCGAGGCCGAGCCGACCCGGCCGCCGCAGCGGCTCGCCCCGCACGCGTACGCGCTGGAGGCGGTGGTCGTCGACGGAGACGAGGACCTCGCGGACGGGCGTCTCGTGCTGCTGCACGACCCGGCCGGGCACGACGCCTGGAAGGGGACGTTCCGGCTGGTCACCCTGGTGCGGGCGGAGCTGGAGCCGGAGATGGCGGCGGACCCGCTGCTGCCGGAGGTGTGCTGGTCCTGGCTGACCGGGGCGTTCGAGGCGCGCGGCCTCGCGTACGAGGAGGCGAGCGGCACCGTCACGATGGCGGGCTCGCACTATTTCGGGGGGCTCGCGGAGCGCGCGCCGGCGACGCAGATCGAGATCCGGGCGTCGTGGACGCCGCGGGAGGGGCAGGGCGGGGTGCCGGACACCGGGGCGCATCTGGAGGCCTGGTGCGATCTGCTGTGCCAGGTCGCGGGGCTTCCGCCGTCGTCGCCGGAGCCGCCGAAGGGGCCGGGGGCGGGGACCACGTCCGGCGCCGGGGTCGTCTCGCTGCCGCAGCGGCGGGGCCCGCAGCAGCCGTAG
- a CDS encoding flavoprotein oxidoreductase (NAD(P)-binding Rossmann-like domain; cl17500;~Pyridine nucleotide-disulphide oxidoreductase, dimerisation domain; pfam02852;~Pyridine nucleotide-disulphide oxidoreductase; pfam00070;~coenzyme A disulfide reductase; Reviewed;~flavoprotein oxidoreductase [Streptomyces cattleya NRRL 8057 = DSM46488];~identified by MetaGeneAnnotator; putative) produces the protein MSERLVVIGGDAAGMSAASQARRLRKPGELEIVAFERGHFSSYSACGIPYWVGGDVPVRDALIARGPEEHRARDIDLRMRTEVTELDLPGQRVRTRDLESGTEAWTGFDKLVIATGARPSRPPLPGIDAPGVHGVQTLDDGQSLIESLSRARGRRAVVVGAGYIGVEMAEALLGHGFEVTVLNRGEQPMATLDPDMGRLVHHAMDGLGIRTVGSSAVTGILTGDDGRVRAVTTDTGEFPADVVVLGMGVVPETTLARAAGLPLGAYGGLLTDLSMRVRGQENVWAGGDCVEVLDLVSGKERHIPLGTHANKHGQVIGSNVGGDYATFPGVVGTAVSKVCDLEIARTGLREKDARAVGLQYVTVTVESTSRAGYYPGAAPMTVKMLAERRSGRLLGVQIVGREGAAKRVDIAAVALTAGMTVERMTALDLGYAPPFSPVWDPVLVAARKAVAAVRAAG, from the coding sequence ATGAGCGAACGCCTTGTGGTCATCGGCGGGGACGCGGCGGGCATGTCCGCCGCGTCACAGGCGCGCAGGCTGAGGAAGCCCGGGGAGCTGGAGATCGTCGCGTTCGAGCGCGGTCACTTCAGCTCGTACTCGGCCTGCGGCATCCCGTACTGGGTCGGCGGTGACGTCCCCGTCCGGGACGCGCTGATCGCGCGCGGCCCGGAGGAGCACCGCGCCCGGGACATCGATCTGCGGATGCGGACCGAGGTGACCGAGCTGGATCTGCCCGGTCAGCGGGTGCGGACCCGGGACCTGGAGTCGGGCACGGAGGCGTGGACCGGTTTCGACAAGCTGGTGATCGCGACGGGCGCCCGCCCGTCGCGGCCGCCGCTGCCGGGCATCGACGCGCCGGGCGTGCACGGCGTGCAGACCCTCGACGACGGGCAGTCGCTGATCGAGTCGCTGTCCCGGGCGCGCGGCCGGCGGGCCGTGGTCGTCGGCGCCGGGTACATCGGGGTGGAGATGGCGGAGGCGCTGCTCGGCCACGGCTTCGAGGTGACGGTCCTCAACCGGGGCGAGCAGCCGATGGCCACGCTCGACCCCGACATGGGACGCCTGGTGCATCACGCGATGGACGGCCTGGGCATCCGTACGGTCGGATCGTCGGCGGTCACCGGCATCCTGACCGGCGACGACGGCCGGGTGCGGGCGGTCACGACGGACACCGGCGAGTTCCCGGCGGACGTGGTCGTGCTCGGCATGGGCGTGGTGCCGGAGACCACCCTCGCGCGGGCGGCGGGGCTGCCGCTGGGGGCGTACGGGGGTCTGCTCACCGACCTGTCGATGCGGGTGCGCGGGCAGGAGAACGTGTGGGCGGGCGGCGACTGCGTGGAGGTCCTCGACCTGGTGTCCGGCAAGGAGCGGCACATTCCGCTGGGCACGCACGCCAACAAGCACGGCCAGGTCATCGGCTCGAACGTGGGCGGCGACTACGCGACGTTCCCGGGCGTGGTGGGCACGGCGGTGTCCAAGGTGTGCGACCTGGAGATCGCGCGGACCGGGCTGCGGGAGAAGGACGCCCGTGCGGTGGGGCTCCAGTACGTGACGGTGACCGTGGAGTCGACGAGCCGGGCGGGCTACTACCCGGGGGCGGCGCCGATGACGGTGAAGATGCTGGCCGAGCGGCGTTCGGGACGGCTGCTCGGGGTGCAGATCGTGGGCCGCGAGGGTGCGGCGAAGCGGGTGGACATCGCGGCGGTGGCGCTGACGGCCGGGATGACGGTGGAGCGGATGACCGCCCTGGACCTCGGGTACGCGCCGCCGTTCTCGCCGGTGTGGGACCCGGTCCTGGTGGCGGCGCGCAAGGCGGTCGCGGCGGTACGGGCGGCGGGCTGA
- a CDS encoding uroporphyrinogen-III decarboxylase (Uroporphyrinogen decarboxylase (URO-D) isa dimeric cytosolic enzyme that decarboxylates the four acetate side chains of uroporphyrinogen III (uro-III) to create coproporphyrinogen III, without requiring any prosthetic groups or cofactors. This reaction...; cd00717;~identified by MetaGeneAnnotator; putative;~substrate binding site [chemical binding];~uroporphyrinogen-III decarboxylase [Amycolatopsis mediterranei U32]) has product MSAMDRPTGQQTKHQPQTYDSTFLKACRREAVPHTPVWFMRQAGRSLPEYLKVREGIPMLESCMRPELVTEITLQPVRRHDVDAAIYFSDIVVPLKAIGIDLDIKPGVGPVVDEPIRTRADLARLRDLTPEDVAYVTEAIGMLTAELGATPLIGFAGAPFTLASYLVEGGPSRNHEHTKALMYGDPQLWADLLDRLAEITSAFLKVQIEAGASAVQLFDSWVGALAPADYRRSVMPASTKVFDAVAGYGVPRIHFGVGTGELLGLMGEAGADVVGVDWRVPLDEAARRVGPGKALQGNLDPAVLFSSREAVEAKTDEVLAAAEGLEGHIFNLGHGVLPTTDPEALTRLVDYVHTRTAR; this is encoded by the coding sequence GTGAGCGCCATGGATCGCCCTACGGGCCAGCAGACGAAGCACCAGCCGCAGACCTACGACTCCACGTTCCTCAAGGCGTGCCGGCGCGAGGCGGTGCCGCACACGCCGGTCTGGTTCATGCGGCAGGCCGGGCGGTCCCTGCCCGAGTACCTCAAGGTCCGCGAGGGCATCCCCATGCTCGAGTCGTGCATGCGGCCCGAGCTGGTCACCGAGATCACCCTGCAGCCCGTCCGCCGGCACGACGTCGACGCCGCGATCTACTTCAGCGACATCGTCGTCCCGCTCAAGGCCATCGGCATCGACCTCGACATCAAGCCCGGTGTCGGCCCCGTCGTCGACGAGCCGATCCGCACCCGCGCCGACCTGGCCCGGCTGCGCGACCTCACGCCCGAGGACGTCGCGTACGTCACCGAGGCCATCGGCATGCTCACCGCCGAGCTGGGCGCCACCCCGCTCATCGGCTTCGCCGGTGCGCCGTTCACCCTCGCGAGCTACCTCGTCGAGGGCGGCCCGTCCCGCAACCACGAGCACACCAAGGCGCTCATGTACGGCGACCCGCAGCTGTGGGCCGACCTGCTGGACCGCCTCGCCGAGATCACCTCCGCCTTCCTCAAGGTGCAGATCGAGGCCGGCGCCTCCGCCGTCCAGCTCTTCGACTCCTGGGTCGGCGCCCTCGCCCCCGCCGACTACCGCCGCTCGGTGATGCCGGCCTCCACGAAGGTCTTCGACGCGGTCGCCGGGTACGGCGTGCCGCGCATCCACTTCGGTGTCGGTACGGGCGAGCTGCTCGGCCTCATGGGCGAGGCGGGCGCCGACGTGGTCGGCGTCGACTGGCGCGTCCCGCTCGACGAGGCCGCCCGCCGCGTCGGCCCCGGCAAGGCGCTCCAGGGCAACCTCGACCCGGCCGTCCTGTTCTCCTCCCGCGAGGCCGTCGAGGCCAAGACGGACGAGGTCCTGGCCGCGGCCGAGGGCCTGGAGGGCCACATCTTCAACCTCGGTCACGGTGTGCTGCCGACGACCGACCCGGAGGCCCTGACCCGGCTCGTCGACTACGTGCACACGCGTACCGCGCGCTGA